The genomic window CGGCGGGGCAGCCACCTCCGCGTCCGGCGCCTTCGCCACGGACGTCGCCATCCCGGTGCAGGGCGCGCAGGCCGCCCGGGGCACCCTGGTGGTGGCCGTGAGCGCGGCCGGGCAGGCGCAGGCGTGGCAGAAGGCGGTGGTCACCGCCCAGGTCACCGGGCGGGTCGCCGGCCTTTCCGTCCGCGAGAGCGACGCCGTGGCGGCGGGGCGGCCCCTGGTGGCGCTGGACCCGGCCGAGTACGCGCTGGCGGTGCAGGAGGCGCAGGCCAGCCTCCGCGACGCCGAGGCCAAGTTCCGGGAGCAGACACTGTTCGACGAGCGGATCGACGACGCCGCCACGCGCGAGGAGCGGGCGAAGGTGGCGCGGTCCAGGAGCGGGCTGGAGGGCGCCGAGGTGCGGCTGCGCCGGGCCCAGCTCGACCTGCAGCGCACCCGCCTGGGCGCGCCGTTCGCCGGGCGGATCGCCGACGTGAAGGTGGTCCCCGGGCAGTGGGTGCGGCAGGGCGACGAGCTGATGACGGTGGTGGACCTGGACCCCATCCGCGTGGAGGTGCAGGTGCTGGAGAGCGAGGTGGGGTACCTGGCCCCCGGCCGCACCGCGAAGGTGTCGTTCGCCGCCTTCCCCGCCGAGAGCTTCGCCGGCCGCATCGAGACCATCAACCCGGTGGTGGAGAGCGGCACCCGCACCGCGCGCGTGACGGTGCTGGTGCCCAACCCCCAGGGGCGGATCCTCCCCGGGATGTACGCCCGCGTCTCGCTGGACGCGCGCCGCTTCGAGGACCGGGTGCTCGTCCCCCGCTCCGCGATCCTGGAGCGCGACCGGCGCACCATGCTCTTCGTCTACGACGGCGACGACCGGGGCGGGCTCGCCAAGTGGCGCTACGTCACCACCGGGCTGCAGAACGAGTCCCAGGTGGAGATCGTCCCCAGCGAGGAGACGGACAGCGTCGCGCCCGGGGAGACGGTGCTCACCGAGGGGCACTACACCCTCATCCACGACGCCCGCGTGCGCCTGGTGGACGACGTGAAGAAGGCCGGCGGCCGGCCGCAGT from Longimicrobiaceae bacterium includes these protein-coding regions:
- a CDS encoding efflux RND transporter periplasmic adaptor subunit, which gives rise to MIRSRRTFGILAALVALLALSSAIYARIRSEDAAGENPSGDAAASGGAATSASGAFATDVAIPVQGAQAARGTLVVAVSAAGQAQAWQKAVVTAQVTGRVAGLSVRESDAVAAGRPLVALDPAEYALAVQEAQASLRDAEAKFREQTLFDERIDDAATREERAKVARSRSGLEGAEVRLRRAQLDLQRTRLGAPFAGRIADVKVVPGQWVRQGDELMTVVDLDPIRVEVQVLESEVGYLAPGRTAKVSFAAFPAESFAGRIETINPVVESGTRTARVTVLVPNPQGRILPGMYARVSLDARRFEDRVLVPRSAILERDRRTMLFVYDGDDRGGLAKWRYVTTGLQNESQVEIVPSEETDSVAPGETVLTEGHYTLIHDARVRLVDDVKKAGGRPQ